In the genome of Kineosporia sp. NBRC 101731, one region contains:
- a CDS encoding aromatic amino acid lyase → MDQTPADRAAAAAAADAAPPARVRRADGPPAMTIDGRTLTTRNLVARVDAPLKVRLTPTARRRAAASHQAANAAVGLRPVYGRTTGVGANREVALPATEAARYTLGLLRSHATSAGQVRGDIRIRAMLVVRLNQLAAGGSGISMAAIDGLQAMINADALPPIREHAGIGTGDLTAMATTALGLLGEAPLTNPLRPISLGIHDALPFLSSNAATLADAALAVTRLQTLARAGLAVATLTGVAVQANWEAFGPAVARVTPGLGSRRVCRVVTGLVTEPGQDAPVHDPARIQDPFGMRCLPQVNGLMLDTLAQLDRVVGAHLNAAAENPVILAGPAVLGPDPAPVVAHHGGFHIPAVALGCDSAAISAAQSASLLQARLAMLVDPAATGLPPFLGDGTPGASGVMMLEYLAASAFAELRSAASPASLGSVSLSRGTEEHASFASRSAVQVLNAGDAYATALSCELLAAVRALRMQEAVTKTGSAAGWVKILDLCTSLGDSAADRDLTGDLATAQELLPVLADLVESYEQDR, encoded by the coding sequence ATGGATCAGACTCCGGCAGATCGGGCCGCCGCAGCCGCTGCGGCGGACGCGGCCCCACCGGCGCGGGTGCGCAGGGCGGACGGTCCGCCGGCGATGACGATCGACGGCCGCACTCTCACCACCCGCAATCTCGTGGCTCGCGTCGACGCCCCGCTCAAGGTGCGGCTGACCCCCACGGCCCGCCGTCGCGCCGCCGCGTCGCACCAGGCCGCGAACGCGGCCGTCGGCCTGCGCCCGGTCTACGGCCGCACCACCGGGGTCGGCGCCAACCGGGAGGTGGCGCTGCCCGCCACCGAGGCCGCCCGCTACACGCTCGGTCTGCTGCGCAGTCACGCCACCAGCGCCGGTCAGGTGCGGGGCGACATCCGGATCCGGGCCATGCTCGTCGTGCGCCTGAACCAGCTGGCCGCCGGTGGCAGCGGCATCTCGATGGCCGCGATCGACGGCCTCCAGGCGATGATCAACGCCGATGCGCTCCCCCCGATCCGTGAGCACGCCGGTATCGGCACCGGTGACCTCACCGCCATGGCCACCACCGCCCTCGGCCTGCTCGGGGAGGCACCTCTGACCAACCCGCTGCGCCCGATCTCGCTCGGCATCCACGACGCCCTGCCCTTCCTGAGTTCGAACGCCGCCACCCTGGCCGACGCCGCGCTCGCCGTCACCCGCCTGCAGACCCTGGCCCGCGCCGGTCTGGCGGTTGCCACGCTGACCGGCGTTGCGGTGCAGGCCAACTGGGAGGCTTTCGGCCCGGCCGTGGCCCGCGTGACACCGGGCCTGGGCAGTCGCCGGGTCTGCCGCGTGGTCACCGGTCTGGTCACCGAGCCCGGTCAGGACGCGCCCGTCCACGACCCCGCCCGCATCCAGGACCCGTTCGGCATGCGCTGCCTGCCACAGGTGAACGGCCTGATGCTCGACACGCTGGCGCAGCTCGACCGGGTGGTCGGCGCGCACCTGAACGCCGCGGCCGAGAACCCGGTGATCCTGGCCGGCCCCGCCGTGCTCGGTCCCGATCCGGCCCCGGTCGTCGCGCACCACGGGGGGTTTCACATTCCGGCGGTAGCCCTGGGCTGTGACAGTGCGGCCATCTCGGCGGCCCAGTCCGCGTCTCTGCTCCAGGCCCGGCTGGCCATGCTGGTCGACCCGGCCGCCACCGGTCTGCCCCCGTTCCTGGGTGACGGCACCCCCGGCGCCTCCGGCGTGATGATGCTGGAATACCTGGCCGCGTCGGCCTTCGCAGAACTGCGCAGCGCGGCCTCACCGGCCTCGCTGGGTTCGGTGAGCCTGTCGCGCGGCACCGAGGAGCACGCGAGTTTCGCCTCCCGCTCGGCCGTTCAGGTGCTGAATGCCGGAGATGCCTACGCCACGGCCCTTTCCTGCGAGTTGCTCGCCGCGGTCCGGGCCCTGCGCATGCAGGAGGCCGTCACCAAGACCGGTTCGGCCGCCGGCTGGGTCAAGATCCTCGACCTGTGCACCTCACTCGGTGACAGCGCGGCCGACCGCGACCTCACCGGCGACCTCGCCACCGCCCAGGAACTCCTGCCCGTGCTGGCCGATCTCGTCGAGAGCTACGAACAGGACCGTTGA
- a CDS encoding cysteine dioxygenase family protein — MTSATDTSPVQVLNDLPARVLTRPELRDLVAAIAADPAAWEPHVAYDDEHRHYVCLHRDANVDVWVLCWTPSNDTGWHDHDVSSGAVAVAHGEVIEHNLVIGSAALEIRVPAGQAFSFGTDHIHRMTGAAEGSVSIHAYSPPLWRMGQYAISTTGVLRRTSVSYADELRPIDEPFPDDQERLRDAQIQN; from the coding sequence ATGACCAGCGCCACCGACACCTCGCCAGTACAGGTTCTGAACGACCTTCCCGCGCGCGTCCTCACCCGCCCGGAACTGCGCGACCTGGTCGCGGCCATCGCCGCCGACCCGGCCGCGTGGGAACCGCACGTGGCCTACGACGACGAGCACCGCCACTACGTCTGCCTGCACCGCGACGCGAATGTCGATGTCTGGGTGTTGTGCTGGACCCCGAGCAACGACACCGGCTGGCACGACCACGACGTCTCCTCCGGAGCCGTCGCGGTGGCCCACGGTGAGGTCATCGAGCACAACCTGGTGATCGGCAGCGCCGCCCTGGAGATCCGGGTACCCGCCGGCCAGGCGTTCAGCTTCGGCACCGACCACATCCACCGGATGACCGGCGCCGCCGAGGGCAGCGTCTCCATCCACGCCTACTCCCCTCCCCTGTGGCGGATGGGGCAGTACGCGATCAGCACCACCGGCGTCCTGCGCCGCACCTCGGTGTCCTACGCCGACGAACTGCGCCCGATCGACGAGCCGTTCCCGGACGACCAGGAGCGCCTGCGCGACGCCCAGATCCAGAACTGA
- a CDS encoding IclR family transcriptional regulator, producing the protein MERALALLAAVCTGGPGPLVELARLVGLPVSTTLRLLRTLEQDQFVTRAESGGYRPGPRMMQLGAQALSHEHLVPLSRPALNELVAATGESAYLSVTGPGATALYLAMAQGTHSVRHAGWVGRAFPLAGSAAGSVLLGRTPQKGWTSIASGIEPDVTAVAAPVTGPGGVAAALSIVGPTYRLDESAIGRFGPLLTHLAAELGAQLGGDPNVHCSEKSGTTEAMPTTDPAHPAEPRTMHREQR; encoded by the coding sequence GTGGAACGCGCGCTGGCTCTGCTGGCGGCCGTCTGCACCGGGGGGCCCGGTCCTCTGGTGGAGCTCGCCCGCCTCGTCGGGCTTCCCGTCAGCACCACACTCCGGCTGCTGCGCACGCTCGAGCAGGACCAGTTCGTCACCCGCGCGGAAAGCGGCGGCTATCGCCCCGGCCCGCGGATGATGCAGTTGGGGGCCCAGGCCCTCTCCCACGAACACCTGGTGCCACTGAGCCGTCCGGCCCTGAACGAGCTGGTCGCGGCCACCGGTGAGTCGGCCTACCTGAGCGTCACCGGGCCCGGCGCAACGGCTCTTTATCTGGCCATGGCCCAGGGCACGCACTCGGTGCGACACGCCGGCTGGGTCGGCCGGGCCTTCCCGCTGGCCGGGAGCGCGGCCGGATCGGTCCTGCTCGGGCGCACCCCGCAGAAGGGCTGGACCAGCATCGCCTCCGGCATCGAGCCCGACGTCACGGCGGTCGCAGCCCCGGTCACCGGCCCCGGTGGGGTGGCCGCCGCCCTGAGCATCGTCGGGCCCACCTACCGGCTGGACGAATCGGCGATCGGCCGATTCGGGCCTCTGCTGACCCATCTGGCTGCCGAACTGGGCGCCCAGCTGGGAGGCGACCCGAACGTCCACTGCTCCGAAAAATCCGGAACAACCGAAGCCATGCCCACTACTGACCCGGCACACCCCGCTGAACCCCGCACGATGCACCGAGAGCAGAGATGA
- a CDS encoding ATP-binding cassette domain-containing protein — translation MIKFESVVKKYPDGTVAVNGLDLVAPSGKITVFVGPSGCGKTTSLRMINRMIEPTSGTIWLDDQDTGKVDASTLRRGIGYVIQHAGLFPHRTIVDNVATVPLLLGRDKKQARSQAIELMERVGLPASFAKRYPAQLSGGQQQRVGVARALAADPPVMLMDEPFSAVDPVVRAELQDEFLRLQSELGKTIIFVTHDIDEAVKLGDQVAVLKVGGTLAQLASPATLLTDPVDDFVAGFVGRDRGYRALGFESGRLDPDTEQTVKLGDDAATVGRIARDGWSLAVDDARRPLGWVRAAALAEGKQVTPELLHRGGTLSPVSGSLRAALDAALSSPSGRGVLVDDNGALVGTVTASEVVQRIESQLAGRRNGSDG, via the coding sequence ATGATCAAGTTTGAATCCGTGGTGAAGAAGTACCCGGACGGAACCGTGGCCGTGAACGGGCTCGATCTCGTGGCGCCCTCGGGAAAGATCACGGTGTTCGTCGGCCCTTCCGGCTGCGGCAAGACCACCTCGCTGCGCATGATCAACCGGATGATCGAGCCCACCTCGGGCACGATCTGGCTGGACGACCAGGACACCGGCAAGGTCGACGCGAGCACGCTGCGCCGGGGTATCGGCTATGTGATCCAGCACGCCGGCCTGTTCCCGCACCGCACGATCGTCGACAACGTAGCCACCGTGCCGCTGTTGCTCGGCCGGGACAAGAAGCAGGCGCGCAGCCAGGCGATCGAGCTGATGGAGCGGGTAGGACTGCCCGCGTCGTTCGCGAAGCGTTACCCGGCACAGCTTTCCGGCGGTCAGCAGCAGCGCGTCGGGGTGGCCCGGGCGCTGGCTGCCGACCCGCCCGTGATGCTCATGGACGAGCCGTTCAGCGCCGTCGACCCGGTGGTGCGCGCCGAGCTGCAAGACGAATTCCTGCGCCTGCAGTCGGAACTCGGCAAGACCATCATCTTCGTCACGCACGACATCGACGAGGCCGTGAAGCTCGGTGACCAGGTCGCCGTGCTCAAGGTCGGTGGCACGCTGGCTCAGCTGGCCTCGCCCGCAACCCTGCTGACCGACCCGGTGGACGACTTCGTCGCCGGATTCGTGGGTCGCGACCGTGGTTACCGTGCACTGGGTTTCGAGTCCGGCCGACTCGACCCCGACACCGAGCAGACGGTCAAGCTGGGTGATGACGCAGCGACCGTGGGCCGGATCGCCCGCGACGGCTGGTCGCTCGCGGTCGACGACGCCCGCCGGCCTCTGGGCTGGGTGCGCGCCGCGGCCCTGGCCGAGGGTAAGCAGGTGACCCCGGAGCTGCTGCACCGCGGCGGCACCCTGTCCCCGGTGTCCGGCAGCCTGCGCGCGGCGCTCGACGCGGCGCTCTCATCGCCCTCCGGCCGTGGGGTGCTCGTCGACGACAACGGCGCCCTGGTGGGCACCGTGACGGCGAGCGAGGTGGTGCAGCGCATCGAGTCCCAGCTGGCCGGCCGGCGCAACGGGAGCGACGGATGA
- a CDS encoding amidohydrolase family protein, which yields MASRSGESCDVHQHLWPPTLISALRVRREPPFLRGWTLHLPGEPPYEVNPADHDVADRLELQGDVRALISLSSPLGLEDLPASQAQPLLDTWHQGARELPSGFGAWAAVSRHEPDRSGLAELLHGDFVGLQVPAPWLATPRALEALAPVLRVCEEAGKPVLVHPGAVAQAPVEELPGWWPAVVDYTAQLSAAWWSWHHVGRALLPKLRIGFVAGAGLAPLQHERLTARGGRMGRLDPGVFVETSSYGPQAIDALVRVLGIDAIVRGSDRPYAQPVPLGFGSAADHAIDVSNPQRFLIGGRP from the coding sequence GTGGCGTCGCGTTCGGGCGAGTCGTGCGATGTGCATCAGCACCTGTGGCCACCCACGCTGATCTCCGCGCTCCGCGTTCGCCGGGAACCGCCCTTTCTCCGCGGATGGACCCTGCATCTCCCGGGCGAACCGCCGTACGAGGTGAACCCGGCCGATCACGATGTCGCGGACCGGCTCGAGCTGCAGGGCGATGTCCGGGCCCTGATCTCGCTGTCCAGCCCTCTGGGCCTCGAAGACCTTCCGGCCTCGCAGGCGCAGCCCCTTCTCGACACCTGGCACCAGGGAGCCCGTGAGCTCCCGTCCGGTTTCGGGGCCTGGGCCGCGGTCAGCCGTCACGAGCCCGATCGGTCAGGCCTCGCCGAACTGCTGCACGGCGATTTCGTCGGGCTGCAGGTACCGGCCCCCTGGCTGGCCACCCCCCGGGCCCTCGAGGCCCTGGCACCGGTGCTGAGGGTCTGCGAAGAGGCGGGCAAGCCCGTCCTGGTGCACCCCGGGGCGGTCGCGCAGGCACCGGTCGAGGAACTTCCCGGCTGGTGGCCCGCCGTCGTCGACTACACCGCACAGCTCTCGGCGGCCTGGTGGTCCTGGCACCACGTGGGCCGTGCACTGCTGCCGAAGCTCCGGATCGGTTTCGTCGCCGGGGCCGGGCTGGCCCCTCTGCAGCACGAGCGACTGACCGCCCGGGGCGGACGGATGGGCCGGCTCGATCCCGGTGTGTTCGTCGAGACCTCCAGCTACGGCCCGCAGGCGATCGACGCCCTGGTCCGCGTGCTCGGGATCGACGCGATCGTCCGGGGCAGCGACCGTCCGTACGCCCAGCCCGTCCCCCTTGGCTTCGGCAGCGCCGCCGACCACGCCATCGATGTCAGCAACCCGCAGCGTTTCCTGATCGGAGGTAGGCCATGA
- a CDS encoding LacI family DNA-binding transcriptional regulator, whose product MTQGRHRPTLRDIAEETGLSPAAVSYALRGLQVTEETQARVREAAKRLGYEADPIARALASGRTETIGVLCGSLADGWQQQVAAALGRGLLGAGRNPVTVDAGNDPVREATLAKRMVDQRADALIVLPVDPNAPHWAEVADRTVLVAVGDGLPGAPAAAEVVFDNDTGVSHGLRMLAAAGHTRVTLLTPTDRATPDRPAERIVQQLAPELGLAAVVRSCPHDLDGAAAVVRELMAVDAPPTAFFCLADSIAFGVYLAARELGLSMPEDVSVVGYDDFPAGRLLTPPLSSYRWPIDDLVSAVVSHAVEAIDSKKTDRQRRTVLVPEPMPRGSVAPPRS is encoded by the coding sequence ATGACTCAGGGGCGTCACCGACCGACGCTGCGCGATATCGCCGAGGAGACGGGGCTGTCTCCGGCCGCTGTCAGTTATGCCCTGCGGGGTCTGCAGGTCACCGAGGAGACCCAGGCCCGCGTCCGCGAGGCGGCGAAGCGTCTGGGGTACGAGGCCGATCCGATCGCGCGGGCCCTGGCATCCGGGCGTACCGAGACGATCGGTGTGCTCTGTGGCTCTCTTGCCGACGGATGGCAGCAGCAGGTGGCCGCGGCCCTGGGGCGAGGGTTGCTGGGGGCCGGGCGCAACCCGGTCACGGTGGACGCCGGCAACGACCCGGTGCGGGAGGCCACCCTGGCCAAGCGCATGGTCGACCAGCGGGCCGACGCGCTGATCGTGCTGCCGGTCGACCCGAACGCGCCGCACTGGGCCGAGGTTGCCGATCGCACGGTGCTCGTGGCGGTGGGCGACGGGCTGCCCGGGGCTCCGGCCGCCGCCGAGGTGGTCTTCGACAACGACACCGGCGTCAGCCATGGCCTGCGCATGCTCGCGGCCGCCGGGCACACCCGCGTCACCCTGCTGACGCCGACCGACCGGGCCACCCCCGACCGGCCGGCCGAGCGGATCGTGCAGCAGCTGGCACCCGAGCTCGGGCTCGCCGCCGTGGTGCGCAGCTGCCCGCACGATCTCGACGGGGCCGCCGCGGTGGTGCGTGAGCTGATGGCTGTCGATGCGCCCCCCACGGCGTTCTTCTGTCTGGCCGACTCCATCGCATTCGGTGTTTACCTGGCGGCCCGGGAGCTGGGCCTGTCGATGCCGGAAGATGTTTCGGTCGTGGGGTACGACGACTTCCCGGCCGGCCGCCTGCTCACCCCGCCCCTGTCGAGCTACCGCTGGCCCATCGACGACCTGGTCTCGGCCGTGGTCAGCCACGCCGTCGAGGCGATCGACAGCAAGAAGACCGATCGGCAACGGCGCACCGTGCTGGTGCCCGAGCCGATGCCCCGGGGCAGCGTGGCGCCGCCCCGGTCTTGA